Proteins from a genomic interval of Corynebacterium deserti GIMN1.010:
- a CDS encoding ABC transporter ATP-binding protein, protein MTAAADNAPPVLLAQDLTMIYGKGSTEIRALDGISLQVSSGKWTSIMGQSGSGKTTLLQCLSGLAQPTSGTVTLSKDNITLSSLSENKRAKLRRTHISMVFQDFNLVPILSVKDNILLPLRLAHQKVDTQWFEHITSVLKIGNRLRHLPGELSGGQQQRAAIARALISRPDIVIADEPTGSLDSVTSNAVLDLFRSIVDDFGQSLVFVTHDKEAAHRGDLLVTMRDGKIIRHENLRVNH, encoded by the coding sequence TTGACCGCTGCCGCAGATAATGCCCCACCAGTGCTCTTAGCCCAAGATCTCACAATGATCTATGGGAAAGGTTCAACGGAAATTCGGGCTCTCGATGGCATCTCTCTTCAAGTTTCATCTGGCAAGTGGACTTCAATCATGGGGCAATCGGGCTCTGGGAAAACAACTTTGTTGCAATGCTTGTCTGGTTTGGCGCAGCCGACATCTGGAACGGTGACGCTTAGTAAAGACAACATCACGTTAAGTTCGCTTTCTGAGAATAAACGCGCGAAGCTGCGTCGCACGCACATCAGCATGGTGTTTCAAGATTTCAACTTGGTGCCTATTTTGTCGGTGAAGGACAATATTTTGTTGCCGCTGCGTCTTGCGCATCAGAAGGTGGATACGCAGTGGTTTGAACACATCACCAGTGTTTTGAAGATTGGTAATCGTTTACGTCATTTGCCTGGTGAGTTATCGGGTGGTCAACAACAGCGGGCAGCGATTGCCAGAGCGTTGATTTCGAGGCCGGATATTGTCATTGCGGATGAACCGACGGGAAGTTTGGATTCTGTCACCAGCAACGCGGTGTTGGATTTGTTTCGCAGCATTGTTGATGATTTTGGGCAGTCACTTGTGTTTGTCACTCATGACAAAGAAGCAGCGCATCGTGGTGATCTTTTAGTGACGATGCGTGATGGCAAGATCATCAGGCATGAGAATTTGCGGGTGAATCATTAA
- a CDS encoding methionine ABC transporter permease, whose product MNEMILAADWDRLGPTFQTAIIDTLLMVAITMVVSGLLGLIVGLLLYTTRSGGILKNKPIYTILNVLVNFVRPIPFIILIAAIKPLTVSVMGTSIGRDAGIFVMVVAATFSVARIVEQNLVSIDPGVIEAARSMGASPMRIIRTVIIPEALGPLVLGYTFLFIAIVDMSAMVGYIGGGGLGDFAIVYGYRAFDNEVMYVAVLVIVIIVQAAQLLGNWLSKKIMRR is encoded by the coding sequence ATGAACGAGATGATTCTCGCCGCTGACTGGGATCGCCTCGGCCCAACATTCCAAACAGCAATCATTGACACCCTCTTAATGGTTGCCATCACCATGGTGGTGTCAGGCTTGCTGGGTCTAATTGTCGGTTTGTTGCTGTATACCACCCGCTCCGGTGGCATCTTGAAAAACAAGCCGATCTACACCATTTTGAATGTGCTGGTGAACTTTGTTCGCCCCATTCCTTTCATCATTTTGATCGCAGCGATCAAGCCTTTGACGGTCTCAGTGATGGGCACATCCATTGGCCGCGATGCCGGCATCTTTGTCATGGTTGTTGCAGCAACATTTTCCGTAGCCCGCATCGTGGAACAGAACTTAGTTTCGATTGATCCAGGAGTCATCGAAGCCGCGCGCTCAATGGGAGCATCCCCCATGAGGATCATCCGCACAGTGATCATTCCAGAAGCCCTTGGCCCATTGGTCCTTGGCTATACCTTCCTATTCATCGCAATCGTTGATATGTCTGCGATGGTCGGTTACATCGGCGGTGGTGGTCTTGGTGACTTCGCTATCGTTTACGGTTACCGTGCCTTCGACAATGAAGTTATGTACGTTGCCGTTCTGGTTATCGTCATCATCGTCCAAGCCGCCCAGCTCCTGGGTAACTGGCTATCCAAGAAAATCATGCGTCGATAA
- a CDS encoding methionine ABC transporter ATP-binding protein, whose amino-acid sequence MEFRGVSKVFSNNKSAKTTALDNVTLTVEPGEVIGIIGYSGAGKSTLVRLINGLDSPTSGSLLLNGTDIVGMSESKLRKLRSNIGMIFQQFNLFQSRTAAGNVEYPLEVAKMDKAARKARVQEMLEFVGLGDKGKNYPEQLSGGQKQRVGIARALATNPTLLLADEATSALDPETTHEVLELLRKVNRELGITIVVITHEMEVVRSIADKVAVMESGKVVEFGSVYEVFSNPQTQVAQRFVATALRNTPDQVESEDLLSHEGRLFTIDLTETSGFFAATARAAEKGAFVNIVHGGVTTLQRQSFGKMTVRLTGDPLAIEEFFHSLSLTTTIKEITR is encoded by the coding sequence GTGGAGTTCCGCGGCGTATCCAAAGTATTTAGCAACAATAAGTCTGCTAAAACCACCGCATTAGATAATGTCACCCTCACCGTAGAACCCGGTGAAGTCATTGGCATCATCGGCTATTCTGGCGCCGGAAAGTCCACCCTAGTCCGCCTCATCAACGGACTTGACTCTCCCACCAGCGGATCCTTGCTACTCAACGGCACCGATATCGTTGGCATGTCGGAGTCTAAGCTACGTAAACTGCGCAGTAATATCGGCATGATTTTCCAGCAGTTCAATCTTTTCCAATCACGCACTGCCGCTGGAAACGTGGAATACCCGCTGGAAGTTGCCAAGATGGATAAGGCAGCCCGCAAGGCGCGCGTACAAGAAATGCTCGAGTTCGTCGGCCTGGGCGACAAAGGCAAAAACTACCCCGAGCAGCTCTCTGGTGGCCAGAAGCAGCGAGTCGGCATCGCCCGTGCACTGGCCACCAATCCAACGCTTTTGCTTGCCGACGAAGCCACCTCCGCTTTGGATCCCGAAACCACCCATGAAGTTTTGGAATTGCTGCGCAAAGTAAACCGCGAACTTGGCATCACCATCGTCGTGATCACCCACGAAATGGAAGTCGTTCGTTCCATTGCAGACAAAGTTGCAGTGATGGAATCCGGCAAAGTCGTGGAATTCGGCAGCGTCTATGAGGTGTTCTCTAACCCACAGACACAAGTTGCGCAGCGATTCGTTGCTACCGCACTGCGCAACACCCCAGACCAGGTGGAATCAGAAGACTTACTCAGCCATGAGGGTCGACTTTTTACCATCGACCTCACGGAGACCTCCGGGTTCTTTGCAGCTACCGCACGTGCTGCCGAGAAAGGGGCATTTGTCAATATTGTCCACGGTGGCGTTACCACCTTGCAGCGTCAATCATTCGGCAAGATGACTGTCCGCCTCACCGGTGATCCGCTAGCAATTGAAGAGTTCTTCCACTCACTGTCCCTGACCACCACCATCAAGGAGATCACCCGATGA
- a CDS encoding MetQ/NlpA family ABC transporter substrate-binding protein: protein MKLRRITTTAIAGVFAATALVACGSDSDGSSTTVADGTDGVTIRIGTTDAAKEAWTVFEEKAADEGITLDIVPFSDYSTPNEALAQDQLDVNLFQHLKFLAEYNVGSGADLTPVGSSEIVPLALFWKDHDSIDGIDGESVAIPNDPSNQGRAINVLVQAGLVTLKTPGMVTPAPVDIDEANSKVSVIPVDAAQAPTAYQEGRPAIINNSFLDRAGIDPNLAVFEDDPESEEAEPYINVFVTKAEDKDDANIARLVELWHDPEVLAAVDRDSEGTSVAVDRPAAELQEILDRLEADQENS, encoded by the coding sequence ATGAAACTTCGTCGCATCACCACCACTGCCATCGCCGGCGTCTTCGCGGCAACAGCACTTGTTGCCTGTGGCTCTGACTCAGACGGAAGCAGCACCACCGTTGCTGATGGCACTGACGGCGTCACCATTCGCATCGGCACTACCGACGCAGCGAAGGAAGCATGGACCGTATTTGAAGAAAAGGCAGCGGACGAGGGAATCACCCTGGACATCGTTCCTTTCTCCGACTACTCCACCCCAAATGAGGCTCTCGCTCAGGACCAGCTAGATGTCAACCTCTTCCAGCACCTGAAGTTCCTGGCTGAATACAACGTTGGTTCCGGTGCAGACCTAACCCCAGTTGGGTCCAGTGAGATCGTGCCTTTGGCACTGTTCTGGAAAGACCATGACTCCATCGACGGCATCGATGGCGAATCCGTTGCAATCCCTAACGATCCTTCCAACCAGGGCCGTGCCATCAATGTGCTTGTCCAGGCAGGTCTTGTCACCCTAAAGACCCCAGGCATGGTCACCCCGGCTCCAGTTGATATCGATGAGGCAAATTCCAAGGTTTCCGTCATCCCAGTTGACGCTGCCCAGGCACCGACCGCATACCAAGAAGGCCGCCCTGCCATCATCAACAACTCCTTCCTCGACCGCGCAGGTATTGATCCAAACCTCGCAGTATTCGAAGATGATCCAGAGTCTGAAGAAGCAGAACCATACATCAATGTCTTCGTCACCAAGGCTGAAGATAAAGACGATGCAAACATCGCTCGCCTCGTAGAGCTTTGGCATGACCCAGAAGTTCTGGCTGCAGTAGACCGCGATTCTGAGGGCACCTCCGTCGCAGTTGATCGTCCAGCAGCTGAGCTCCAGGAGATCCTTGATCGCCTCGAAGCAGACCAAGAGAACTCTTAA
- a CDS encoding error-prone DNA polymerase, with protein MYSITMEWNGGGSFNGKPLVWSKLERILSGQRVKPLRPVLHEPDLGARAVVKGVGSGVSFAELHATSSYNFLHGASDPRDVVLRAKGLGLVALSLMDRDGFYGAVRFAEAAAEIGMHTIYGSELSLQEGVLTVLCKNPEGYKKLSHLISDAKMATGEKGEVRYPALPMVAAHAAGDWVVLAGFEWINKIDYLIECFEWENVVLEFGSTMMPEDADRNENLRRIQAKYQLRGILSTSPASATRDGARLAGAKHALAQKMSLADAESELHPMGASWLRSGDTLLKAHPEYADLIDTTVELAAECAFTLDLVAPNLPKWDTPDGHTEMSWLAHLVATRTNQRYTGRSDTIKEKASQQIDYELRVIEQLGFPGYFLIVFDLVEFCRRSNILCQGRGSAANSAVCFVLGITNAEPISAGLLFERFLSPDRDGPPDIDIDIESGRREEVIQYVYEKYGRDNAAQVANVITYRTKGAMRDAARALGYPQGAADAWAKGTSEPPDGVLELAAHFKGQPRHLGIHSGGMVICDRPIADVVPMEWARMDNRSVVQWDKDDCATAGLVKFDLLGLGMLEAIHHMMDLVEQHRHTKVNLWELDLAEPEVYDMLCKADAVGVFQVESRAQLSTLPRLKPRTFFDLVVEVALIRPGPIQGGSVHPYLRRRSGEEKVTYDHPVLEKSLGKTLGIPLFQEQLMQIAVDAAGFSGGEADSLRRAMGSKRSPERMAALRARFFQGLKDTNGIVGETAEKLWNKIVAFAAYGFPESHSQSFASLVYFSAWFKYHYPAEFCVGLLRAQPMGFYSPQSLISDARRHGIKILPITVNDSGVEADAPHGAIRLGLNLVKGLGKDAAQRIENNAPFESISDLSRRADLNVTQVEALARAGALDCLGVGRREALWQAGVAATEKLGMLPGLSAIESPALPGMSAFELMATNISATGVTAEYQPMVLIRQRMDALGIVTAEQLREVEDGTRLRVAGIVTHRQRPQTASGLTFLGMEDETGLMNVMVSVGLWERQRVLAGNAKALIIRGIVQNAQGVVTIVADRLEPLDMGEFLSRGSRNFR; from the coding sequence ATGTATTCTATCACCATGGAATGGAATGGTGGGGGCAGCTTTAATGGGAAGCCATTGGTGTGGTCGAAATTAGAAAGAATTCTCTCAGGTCAAAGGGTGAAACCACTTCGTCCGGTGTTGCATGAGCCGGATTTGGGTGCTCGTGCAGTCGTGAAAGGTGTGGGGTCAGGTGTTTCATTTGCTGAGCTTCATGCGACCAGTAGTTATAACTTTTTGCACGGAGCCTCAGATCCGCGTGATGTGGTTTTACGTGCAAAAGGGCTAGGTCTTGTTGCATTATCCCTCATGGATAGAGATGGTTTTTATGGTGCGGTGAGGTTTGCTGAGGCCGCCGCTGAAATAGGCATGCACACTATCTATGGATCAGAATTGAGTCTGCAAGAAGGTGTGCTGACCGTGCTGTGCAAAAACCCCGAAGGTTATAAAAAACTCAGCCATTTAATTAGTGATGCGAAAATGGCGACGGGGGAAAAGGGGGAGGTGCGTTACCCTGCGCTACCCATGGTGGCTGCACATGCTGCTGGAGATTGGGTGGTGCTCGCAGGTTTTGAGTGGATCAACAAAATCGATTATTTGATCGAATGCTTTGAGTGGGAAAATGTTGTGCTGGAATTTGGCTCCACCATGATGCCGGAAGATGCGGATCGCAATGAGAATCTCAGAAGAATTCAAGCAAAATACCAACTACGAGGAATCTTAAGCACCAGCCCAGCATCCGCTACTCGGGATGGTGCGCGTCTTGCTGGAGCCAAGCATGCATTAGCGCAGAAAATGTCTTTAGCTGATGCTGAAAGTGAATTGCATCCCATGGGAGCATCTTGGCTGCGCAGCGGCGACACATTATTAAAAGCACACCCGGAATACGCTGATTTGATAGACACAACTGTTGAATTAGCTGCAGAATGTGCTTTTACTCTAGATCTTGTCGCACCCAATTTACCCAAGTGGGATACCCCAGATGGGCACACTGAGATGTCCTGGCTTGCCCATTTGGTGGCCACGCGAACAAACCAGAGATACACCGGGCGCTCTGACACGATCAAAGAAAAAGCATCCCAACAGATTGACTATGAGCTAAGAGTTATTGAGCAACTGGGTTTCCCTGGCTATTTCCTCATTGTTTTTGATCTGGTGGAGTTTTGTCGCCGATCCAATATTTTGTGCCAGGGCAGAGGGTCGGCGGCGAACTCAGCAGTGTGTTTCGTGTTGGGTATCACCAACGCCGAGCCCATTTCAGCTGGATTGCTGTTTGAAAGATTCCTATCGCCGGATCGGGATGGTCCACCAGACATTGACATTGATATTGAATCCGGCAGGAGAGAGGAAGTAATCCAATACGTTTATGAAAAATACGGTAGGGATAATGCTGCTCAAGTAGCCAATGTTATTACCTACCGGACTAAGGGAGCTATGCGTGATGCTGCTCGTGCATTGGGCTACCCGCAAGGTGCTGCCGATGCCTGGGCAAAAGGAACTTCCGAACCACCTGATGGGGTATTGGAATTGGCCGCACATTTCAAAGGGCAACCTCGACACTTGGGTATTCACTCAGGTGGCATGGTGATTTGTGATCGTCCCATCGCTGATGTCGTGCCAATGGAATGGGCGCGAATGGATAACCGCTCGGTGGTGCAATGGGATAAAGATGATTGCGCAACAGCGGGGCTCGTTAAATTTGATCTTCTCGGTTTAGGCATGTTGGAAGCCATTCATCACATGATGGATTTAGTGGAACAACATCGCCATACAAAGGTGAATTTATGGGAATTGGACCTGGCTGAACCGGAAGTCTATGACATGCTCTGTAAAGCTGATGCCGTGGGTGTATTTCAGGTGGAATCACGCGCGCAGCTTTCCACGCTGCCGAGATTAAAACCGCGGACTTTTTTTGATTTGGTGGTAGAAGTAGCACTAATTCGTCCGGGACCTATTCAAGGTGGATCAGTGCACCCGTATTTGCGGCGACGCTCAGGTGAGGAAAAAGTTACATATGACCATCCAGTGTTGGAGAAATCTTTAGGCAAAACTTTAGGAATTCCGTTGTTTCAGGAACAGCTCATGCAAATTGCTGTTGATGCCGCAGGTTTTAGTGGTGGGGAAGCCGATTCTTTACGCAGAGCTATGGGATCAAAGCGCTCACCAGAACGCATGGCAGCATTGCGGGCAAGGTTTTTCCAAGGGTTGAAAGATACCAATGGCATCGTTGGAGAAACTGCAGAAAAACTTTGGAACAAAATTGTTGCCTTTGCTGCCTATGGTTTCCCTGAATCGCATTCTCAGTCTTTTGCTTCCTTGGTGTATTTTTCCGCGTGGTTTAAATATCATTACCCAGCAGAATTCTGCGTGGGGTTATTAAGAGCGCAACCGATGGGGTTCTACTCTCCACAGTCTCTCATTAGTGATGCCAGACGGCATGGGATAAAAATTCTGCCGATTACCGTGAATGATTCTGGTGTGGAAGCTGACGCCCCACATGGCGCTATTCGGTTGGGGCTTAATCTTGTCAAAGGTTTAGGTAAAGATGCAGCTCAACGGATTGAAAATAACGCTCCCTTTGAATCGATTTCAGATTTATCCCGTCGGGCAGATCTGAATGTCACGCAGGTTGAGGCCTTGGCCCGGGCTGGGGCGTTGGATTGTTTGGGGGTCGGGCGTCGAGAAGCGTTATGGCAGGCCGGGGTAGCGGCGACGGAGAAGCTTGGCATGTTACCTGGGCTATCGGCGATTGAATCACCGGCGTTGCCGGGGATGAGCGCGTTTGAGCTGATGGCGACCAATATTTCCGCCACGGGTGTGACCGCGGAGTATCAGCCGATGGTGTTGATCAGACAACGGATGGATGCGTTAGGAATTGTCACCGCGGAGCAGTTGCGTGAGGTAGAAGATGGCACCAGGCTGCGGGTCGCGGGGATTGTCACGCACCGCCAGCGTCCGCAAACTGCTTCAGGACTGACGTTTTTAGGGATGGAAGATGAGACCGGATTGATGAATGTCATGGTGTCGGTGGGATTGTGGGAGCGCCAGCGCGTGCTTGCCGGAAATGCTAAAGCATTGATTATTAGAGGGATTGTGCAAAACGCCCAAGGGGTAGTCACGATTGTTGCTGACCGTCTAGAACCTTTGGATATGGGGGAGTTTCTCAGCCGAGGTTCCCGTAATTTTCGATAG
- a CDS encoding PH domain-containing protein: protein MNPVSPKLTTARYLTRIPWLLVFAIVFGVLGFFVFSWFYIGTGVFVAILIWQLWLIPQQVKRLGWLETTDELLITKGKIWHTFTVVPYGRIQFVDVTAGVLDRYFGMKKVHLHTASATSDSTIAGLPAAEADALRGRLAEKARERMSGL from the coding sequence ATGAATCCTGTCTCACCAAAACTGACTACGGCCAGGTATCTCACCCGAATTCCCTGGCTGCTGGTGTTTGCGATTGTTTTTGGTGTTCTCGGATTCTTTGTGTTTTCGTGGTTTTATATCGGAACCGGCGTGTTTGTCGCTATTTTAATTTGGCAGCTATGGCTTATTCCGCAACAAGTAAAACGTCTAGGGTGGTTAGAAACCACCGATGAGCTGCTGATAACTAAGGGAAAGATTTGGCATACGTTCACCGTGGTGCCTTATGGGCGCATCCAATTTGTTGATGTCACCGCAGGCGTGCTCGATCGCTATTTCGGCATGAAAAAGGTGCATCTGCACACTGCTTCTGCCACATCGGATTCCACGATTGCAGGTCTACCTGCTGCTGAAGCTGATGCCTTGCGCGGGCGTCTGGCGGAAAAGGCGCGTGAGAGGATGAGCGGACTGTGA
- a CDS encoding PH domain-containing protein: protein MKAAEEFHRVHRATPFLRIWTVLVAMIAAFAFNSGASVFTFIWGAATGEYGYALIPILLTLVGTLVVVALIWGMTGIWWKAVGFRITDEEVQLKRGVISTDLRTARFDRIQAVDLVESFIARIFRLAEVRVETAGGSNSAINIGFLRKSEAEALKKELIDASHHSPRTASREAEEDAGAAGEVLVPTIPIKRTLASTALTLTSIVTIIGVVLLFFTPFGISVALPFLAGMIPALWRLIDRSWQFNAHLRGDILDVSYGLANRRRQSIPLGRIHAVKLKQPLLWRCVGWWTVTVTVVGYGDTAEGGTSKILPVGSKELALKVLEAVGPLDARDIAESADPAHMSRPQYTPPASARLVTPIDLTRQGVTLIGKQPHTVIVHEGRFIPRMSVIETSHIQELTLSRGPLQRLLGLSTVVFNLVQGPVSMSASDLRAEDGKELLGVLRRRQLPALESTPLGQISLD, encoded by the coding sequence GTGAAAGCTGCAGAAGAATTCCACCGAGTCCACCGCGCCACACCCTTTTTACGCATTTGGACCGTATTGGTTGCCATGATCGCGGCCTTTGCGTTTAATTCTGGCGCCTCAGTGTTCACATTTATCTGGGGTGCAGCCACTGGCGAATATGGATACGCCCTTATTCCAATCCTGCTTACCCTCGTCGGCACGCTAGTTGTTGTCGCTTTGATTTGGGGAATGACCGGAATTTGGTGGAAAGCAGTCGGTTTTCGTATCACCGATGAAGAAGTGCAATTAAAGCGTGGTGTGATCAGCACAGATCTTCGCACCGCACGTTTTGATCGTATTCAAGCCGTTGACCTGGTGGAATCTTTCATCGCGAGGATCTTCCGCCTTGCCGAAGTTCGCGTGGAAACCGCCGGCGGCAGCAACTCCGCCATCAACATTGGGTTTTTAAGGAAAAGCGAGGCCGAGGCCTTAAAAAAGGAGCTTATCGACGCCTCCCACCACTCACCACGCACCGCCTCCAGGGAGGCTGAAGAAGACGCGGGGGCAGCTGGTGAGGTGCTTGTTCCAACAATTCCTATTAAGCGAACCCTTGCTAGTACTGCGCTGACGCTGACCAGCATCGTCACCATCATCGGTGTGGTTTTATTATTCTTTACTCCATTTGGAATAAGTGTTGCATTGCCATTCTTAGCCGGTATGATTCCAGCTTTGTGGCGCCTTATTGATAGATCGTGGCAGTTTAACGCCCACTTGCGAGGCGATATTTTAGACGTCAGTTACGGGCTGGCTAATCGTCGAAGGCAATCAATTCCCTTGGGTCGAATCCATGCAGTAAAACTCAAACAACCATTGCTGTGGCGTTGTGTCGGCTGGTGGACCGTGACAGTAACAGTAGTTGGCTACGGTGATACAGCCGAAGGCGGAACCTCGAAAATCTTACCTGTCGGGTCTAAAGAATTAGCACTAAAAGTTCTTGAAGCAGTGGGACCACTTGATGCCAGGGATATTGCAGAATCCGCAGATCCAGCGCATATGAGCAGGCCTCAATACACGCCACCAGCTTCTGCGCGTCTTGTGACTCCAATCGACCTCACTCGCCAGGGAGTGACCTTAATTGGTAAGCAACCTCATACAGTGATTGTCCACGAAGGCCGATTCATCCCACGCATGTCAGTTATTGAAACCTCACACATTCAAGAGCTCACACTAAGCCGCGGGCCACTCCAACGACTGCTGGGACTATCAACCGTGGTGTTCAATCTGGTTCAAGGACCAGTATCGATGTCTGCATCTGATCTTCGCGCCGAAGACGGCAAGGAACTCCTCGGTGTTTTGCGCCGTCGACAATTACCAGCTTTAGAATCCACCCCGCTGGGACAAATCAGCCTCGACTAA
- a CDS encoding metal-dependent transcriptional regulator, with translation MHISDLPDRSQDYLKTIWDITELVDDKPAALGDIAEKMNQKTPTASEAIKKLATRGLVNHEKYAGVTLTEKGKALAIDMVRRHRLLETFLHDVLGYTWDEVHADADLLEHAASDKLIERIDAHLGRPRRDPHGDPIPNAEGVIEEVPRTTLAAIKPGETVTISRVQDIDPELLRYLAQYNVAPGSRITVNSGPLAGMVHIIVEGTNTSFPLAETQLPLITVQD, from the coding sequence ATGCACATCTCAGATCTTCCCGATAGGTCCCAGGACTACCTGAAGACAATCTGGGACATCACCGAACTTGTTGATGATAAACCAGCAGCACTCGGCGACATCGCCGAAAAGATGAACCAGAAAACTCCCACTGCCTCTGAAGCAATCAAAAAACTAGCGACACGCGGACTGGTTAACCACGAAAAATATGCAGGCGTTACCCTCACAGAAAAAGGCAAAGCTTTAGCTATTGACATGGTGCGACGCCACCGCTTGCTGGAAACATTCCTCCACGATGTTTTGGGTTACACCTGGGATGAAGTACACGCCGATGCAGATCTTTTGGAACATGCAGCTTCAGACAAACTCATTGAACGTATAGACGCGCACTTGGGCAGACCACGCAGAGACCCCCATGGTGATCCAATTCCAAACGCCGAAGGTGTGATCGAAGAAGTCCCACGAACCACACTCGCAGCAATTAAACCAGGGGAGACGGTGACAATCTCCCGGGTGCAAGACATCGATCCTGAACTATTGCGATACCTAGCCCAATACAACGTAGCGCCGGGCTCTCGCATCACTGTAAATTCTGGCCCTCTAGCTGGCATGGTGCACATCATTGTGGAAGGGACCAATACCAGCTTCCCACTTGCCGAAACACAATTGCCGTTAATTACAGTGCAGGACTAA
- a CDS encoding metal-dependent hydrolase — protein sequence MGPTHAMSGAAVGLAVAQILPEQWGGVTTATEAFVYAGLAAGAALLPDLDSPSATVSRSFGPITQVISRFTENTCQMFVNVTRGRKDKHCNNGHRTLTHTVWSAVATGAGATALIGTYGKPVVIGLLFFFLGLAIRGLMPEWSKKADWLLVTGASAALAVWVWNYAPESSFGLVLGSAITVGCLTHLAGDMATKAGIPAFAPVIPLKGKRWWNLKLPKFLSIRANGPADKFLLFAFSVAVIIQIGLVSSGNMSTIMMDLLSPAL from the coding sequence GCGGCGCAGCCGTTGGGCTTGCTGTTGCTCAAATTCTCCCTGAGCAATGGGGTGGGGTTACCACCGCTACGGAAGCATTCGTATATGCCGGGCTAGCTGCCGGCGCAGCGTTGCTTCCAGATTTGGATTCCCCTTCGGCTACGGTTTCTCGTTCCTTCGGCCCAATTACGCAGGTGATATCTCGTTTTACAGAAAACACGTGTCAGATGTTTGTCAACGTCACTCGGGGGCGTAAAGATAAGCACTGTAATAATGGGCACCGCACGTTGACTCATACTGTATGGAGTGCGGTTGCTACAGGTGCTGGTGCGACGGCATTAATTGGTACATACGGAAAACCTGTAGTGATTGGGTTGCTGTTTTTCTTCCTAGGTCTTGCTATTCGTGGTCTTATGCCAGAGTGGTCGAAGAAGGCTGATTGGCTTTTAGTTACCGGAGCTTCTGCTGCGTTGGCTGTGTGGGTATGGAATTACGCTCCCGAAAGTTCATTCGGCCTTGTCTTAGGATCTGCCATTACCGTTGGTTGCCTCACGCATTTGGCTGGCGATATGGCCACTAAGGCAGGTATCCCAGCGTTTGCTCCAGTGATACCGCTTAAGGGGAAACGCTGGTGGAATCTTAAATTGCCTAAGTTTTTAAGCATTCGCGCCAATGGTCCTGCAGATAAATTTTTGTTGTTCGCATTTTCAGTAGCGGTGATTATTCAGATTGGGTTGGTGTCTTCAGGAAATATGAGCACCATAATGATGGACCTGCTTAGTCCTGCACTGTAA